The Oenanthe melanoleuca isolate GR-GAL-2019-014 chromosome 1, OMel1.0, whole genome shotgun sequence genome segment CTCTGTGcaaagccctgccctgtcccaggaaaattcccttttccagagACAGCAGGGAATGGGTGCACACTTGTAAGAGTGGGGGGAAttttgcaccacttaattaaTGGTTTGTCTtagtttcttttgcttttacttAGAGctagcattaaaaaatatacgaaggaaacagatttttttgtgtgtttgggcttggttgttaattaaattttattaaaaagtacaGAGTGTTCAGTAGCACTTCCAGCTACTTTctagaaaagaggaaaatgggaaaatacttAGTTGTTACAAGGGCTTTTAAAGTTAAACAGTttaatagagaattaacacttTTATTACTTATACTTTTAACTCAATAACTAAATTCTCATGACCCTCAGTATGACACTGACCAACCAGAAACTATTATTTGAAAcccatgaaaaagaaaatgagtaCTGAAAGAGACACCActtaaaattttctattttgtctTACAGCTATTATTACAAAAACCttaaatttaaaactctttactatgtgaaagcacacacttttatttaactATACACCCATGATTTTAACTTTATTACTTAAATTTAGAAGctttctccaaggcctcaggtcaaaagcagagTTCTCCAGGGGGGTCAGTGctagaaagcacagaaagttcaaaattCCAGGTTTGTGGGATCCAACACACACTCTGTCCTGACTGAcccaaaaattctgctttttgtttccaCCTCcaactgctgcttctccttccctgagTCCCCACCACAGCTGCAAAGGTGGGGAGAACATCTGTCCCCTGTCTGTCCTTCTGTCCATCCCATGGGAAGTTGTTTAGGATCAAAAACCTCTGTGAGGAATGACAGTGACCCTGCAGCCATCACCTCCCACTTTGCTTCCTCACCCTGGTGTAACAAAGAGCTTAATTTAAGAATTTGAAATGCACAGAAgtatcacagaatggtttgggatggaagggaacTTAGAGATCATCTAAatcttccactgtcccaggttgctccaagccctgtccagcctggccttggacacttccagggatggggaatttATTATCTCTCTTTGCCACCCTCatataaagaatttcttcccaacatccaacccaaacctgcTCTTTCCTTgaggccattcccccttgttctgACTCCCTGTGGGAaacccctctccagctcccctgcagcccctttaggactgaaaagctgctctgaggtcaccccagagccttctcatctccaggctgggctctACAGCAAAACTCTCCAGGGTGAGTTTAACACCTTTGGTAAAACTTGCAAAGCTAGAATTTGAGTGAAGCTAAAACTCAAACCAGCAAAGCAGATCCTGAATTAGACTTAAGCAGGAGCTTTACAGATCCCAGGGGATATTTCAGTGCTGATTTGTGTTTAGCACTGGAGATTTCCTGGCTGTGGTTAAGGTAGCCATGATTCTCCCAGTCTGGTCCTTGCACAAAACAAAGGCCAAGGTGTGTTTGGAACATTTGGGGATGCCACAGAGATGGACACACAGCTTCTGAAGCTCAGTGACTCAGGCAGCACTGGAGGGATGAAGAGCTAGGCAGGATTTCCCAGTGCTGGATTAAATCTCCTAAAGCTCTGACTAAACCCAAGAGCCACGTTGTGCTTTGCTGAGATCCCAGTAACACCACTGAAAGGACACACACAAACTGGTTTTTCTCTGGAGCCTATCAGGAAGGCTGAGTTACAGTGTAGCAGCCAAAACTTCAcacatattttgtatttttttccctaaacacAAGGCCTCtgagttgttttttcttcccaggaaaTAGATTACCCTGAGAAATTTGGGCCTTCCCTTCAAGGAGCTCTGAGGCATGACTGATGAAGTAATTCTTCACAAAAACAATGCTCctatatgttaaaaaaaaccaacttctAAGCAGCCCTTTGTTCTGTGCTGATAAGCAATTTAAACCCCCCACACTATTTATTCCAATACCTTCCACTCCAAGGCTTCCCAACCCAACCTGGGGGAGGCAGTCAGCATCACCTCCCTGACTCCTGATTAACAATTAACAAGCCCATTATTGATTTGTCATTACTAACAACAGCTTTATGGGCAATTgtttccagctccttcagcctcaGAAGAAGCAATTTTTCAACTCTGAGAGTTTGAAAGGCAATAAGCAGCATGTAAACAAATGTAGAGCTCTCCACATCACTTacttttcctattgctgtgaTGTGCAGAGCActtaattcagattttattaaGGAAACTTCTGGCAGTGCAATAAAGGAACTGAGGAACACTTTGCTGTGTCAGGTGTGtagtttattttctctgtagCCACTGCAGACATCACAAACCCCAGCCACAAATGTAGCTgcagaaattgaaaatatatttgccaACTATATAACTTTTTAATACCAGAATATAAATCAGTAATTATTTATTGATATAGTAATAACACAAACTGATTATGTTTGGCTATAAACGGTGAATcagtgctatttttatttttacctaaTTCCATTTAGTTCTGATTGCTGTAATGTGTGCTGTGATGCACTTAATTCACATTTTATTAAGGAAACTTCTGGCAGTGCAATAAAGGAACTGAGGAACACtttgctgtgccaggtgtgtagtttattttctctgtatcCAGTTCAGACATCACAAACCCCAGCCAcaaatgcagctgcagaaaatgaaaatatatttgccaactatataattttttaataccAGAATATAAATCAGTAATTAtctattaatatattattaacACCATCTCATTATGTTTGGCTATAAAAGGTGGATcagtgctatttttattttcacctaATTCCATTTAGTTCTGACAGTAAGGAATGTCTTTCCAACAGTGATTCTGGCCTTGAGTCTCCCCCCAGACTGATCACAGCAGCTCTAAAATAATTCCATTCTCTTCAGAAAGCCTCCAGAACAGCTCTGGATCCTGGAAAATTCTACTGTGATGAGAGATAAGGCACCTGCTTCCTCATCCTAGCTCCATGTCTGAGATCCATcccaggggagaggggaaaggctGGCACTGATGGGGTTAGAGTGAAATCAGGAAAAGGAGCTCCATGTCCCCCTCCCTGAGCTCACCAGGACTGGACAGTTTTTTCACTGACAAACTGGCCATGAGGAGCATCAGCACTGGAAGGCAAAAGGGCCAAATACACAGGGGTCTCAGCCCCCTCCTCTGGGGACTTGGTGGCTTTGGGCCCTGCCATGTCTGTCCTgacccagccagggcagcaggcgTTGAGCAGGATGTGGTCACCTTTCCTCTGCTCATTTAACAGCCGGGCTTGGATCCTGGACAGGACAGTCACCCCGATTTTGGACACCCCATAGGCAGTGTTTGGCCAACCCTCTTTCTCATGGACATTTTTCTTGGCATCCTCCACGAATTTGGTCATGAgctgcaccagctcctgctcagtgATGGTGTCGCTGCGgaatttctgctgcagctgctggctgcagcgCCCCAGGGCTGAGGCACTCACCATGCTGGAGACATTCACcaccctgcctgcagagagagcaAAAACTGAGCACCTGCACACATTTAAACCCACTGAAGTGAATCTGGGTTCACTCCTCAGGGAATACCTGTAAAATATTCTAGGTTGTTTTGCAGAAAATCAGATGAACTCAATGTTCTTATTTCTAGTATAGACCATGAGAGGTAATTTAAGGTGTGAACCTGCAAAAGTTTCAGATAAAACTCCAGGAAACAACTTCACAATCAGCAGGTACACACTATTACTACAGTAGAAATAAAACTTGGAGATTTACAAGTTTAAAGATTTATCTCCCAGCACTTCAGTAAGAGGAACAAGTCAGCTGAATCAGTAAATCACTCATCACCTCCAAAATTATGTTGCACTGTTTCCCTTCTTTCCTGCTACTTCACAGCCATTCTGCTGGTGAATTTGGGGATT includes the following:
- the LOC130264359 gene encoding carbonyl reductase [NADPH] 1-like encodes the protein MSNVPVAVVTGSNKGIGLAIVRALCKQFPGDVYLTSRDPQRGQAAVAQLQQEGLRPLFHQLDIDDLQSIRALRDFLQDKYGGLNVLVNNAGIAFKVNDTAPFAVQAEVTLKTNFFGTRNVCTELLPLMKPYGRVVNVSSMVSASALGRCSQQLQQKFRSDTITEQELVQLMTKFVEDAKKNVHEKEGWPNTAYGVSKIGVTVLSRIQARLLNEQRKGDHILLNACCPGWVRTDMAGPKATKSPEEGAETPVYLALLPSSADAPHGQFVSEKTVQSW